A genomic stretch from Hypnocyclicus thermotrophus includes:
- a CDS encoding DUF342 domain-containing protein, with translation MKKYVVKGKNIDEILEKISSHFNIPKDKVNYDILKENEKEVELKVWIVDNEDIKYSEILIKPDGIFLKVLKTDEDVKLLEKYVILEVQKKEIKDFDLGKIKFATLNQGQFVKIAEHDKDYYIDAEVHIEILSPLEATIEIVAPKRGNMPEYTHILELIKQKGIIFGIRKNAIKTILENKIFEKRVVLAKGRAPIQGKNARLLFHYDRDKKLKVDKNNNVDFKNLNWIKNVKKDDIIVEKLSMIPGKDGINIFGKPLPTKAVKDIKLPKGKNTYISKDGMKLCASIDGQIIEEQNKISVMPILTINGDIDYSTGNIEFIGTVLIKGNVLTGFTVKASEDIIVEGLVEDAILEAERDVIVQKGIVANEEGEGNIKVGRDLRAKYIQNMKVKCFGKVIIDDYILLSDIEAKEEIEVISGKGRIIGGKVKSQKGITANIVGGKFETHTYLEIGVFSEIYQKEKEFDKKLLELEAKKDRLEFRKKEFMQKSPVVRAALKTKEKEIRIQLKELKKEYNKLLKNKENLIQEYSDLGNAKVQVLQTLNPGVLIKLGKHIYLNKEQKLHTVLSIDRETGELVIE, from the coding sequence TTGAAAAAATATGTTGTAAAAGGAAAGAATATAGATGAAATTTTGGAAAAGATATCTTCGCATTTTAATATTCCAAAAGATAAAGTGAATTATGATATTTTAAAAGAAAATGAAAAAGAAGTAGAATTAAAAGTTTGGATAGTAGATAATGAAGACATAAAATATTCTGAAATATTAATAAAACCTGATGGAATATTTTTAAAAGTTTTAAAAACTGATGAAGATGTTAAATTATTAGAAAAATATGTCATATTAGAAGTTCAAAAAAAAGAAATAAAAGATTTTGATTTAGGGAAAATAAAATTCGCAACTTTAAATCAAGGACAATTTGTAAAAATAGCAGAACATGATAAAGATTATTATATTGATGCTGAAGTACATATAGAAATTTTAAGCCCACTAGAAGCAACAATTGAAATTGTAGCTCCTAAAAGAGGTAATATGCCTGAGTATACTCATATTTTGGAGTTGATAAAACAAAAAGGGATAATTTTTGGAATTAGAAAAAATGCTATAAAGACTATATTAGAAAATAAAATATTTGAAAAAAGAGTTGTTTTAGCTAAAGGGAGAGCACCTATACAAGGGAAAAATGCGAGACTTTTATTTCATTATGATAGAGATAAGAAATTAAAAGTAGACAAAAATAATAATGTTGATTTTAAAAATTTGAATTGGATAAAAAACGTAAAAAAAGATGATATAATTGTTGAAAAACTTTCAATGATACCTGGAAAAGACGGAATTAATATTTTTGGTAAGCCACTTCCTACAAAAGCAGTAAAAGATATAAAATTACCAAAAGGTAAAAATACTTATATTTCTAAAGATGGAATGAAATTATGCGCTAGTATAGATGGCCAAATAATTGAAGAACAAAATAAAATAAGTGTAATGCCTATATTAACAATAAATGGCGATATTGATTATTCTACTGGTAATATCGAATTTATAGGAACAGTTCTTATAAAGGGTAATGTATTGACAGGATTTACTGTAAAAGCAAGTGAAGATATAATAGTAGAAGGTCTTGTAGAAGATGCAATATTAGAAGCTGAAAGAGATGTTATAGTTCAGAAAGGAATTGTAGCAAATGAAGAAGGGGAAGGAAATATAAAAGTAGGAAGAGACCTTCGAGCTAAATATATTCAAAATATGAAAGTAAAGTGTTTTGGAAAAGTAATAATAGATGATTATATTTTATTATCTGATATAGAAGCTAAAGAAGAAATAGAAGTTATTTCTGGAAAAGGAAGAATAATAGGAGGTAAAGTAAAATCTCAAAAAGGAATAACAGCAAATATTGTTGGTGGAAAATTTGAGACACATACATATTTAGAAATTGGTGTTTTTTCAGAAATATATCAAAAAGAAAAAGAATTTGATAAAAAATTACTTGAATTAGAAGCTAAAAAAGATAGATTAGAATTTAGAAAAAAAGAATTTATGCAAAAAAGTCCAGTAGTAAGAGCTGCTTTGAAAACAAAAGAAAAAGAAATTAGAATACAATTAAAAGAATTAAAAAAAGAGTATAATAAGTTATTAAAAAACAAAGAAAATTTAATTCAAGAATATAGTGATTTAGGAAATGCAAAAGTACAAGTTTTACAAACATTAAATCCAGGTGTTTTAATAAAATTAGGGAAACATATATATTTAAATAAAGAACAAAAATTACACACAGTATTATCTATTGATAGAGAAACAGGAGAATTGGTTATAGAATAG
- a CDS encoding TIGR03936 family radical SAM-associated protein codes for MRKRLYFEKKDEMIYISHLDTIRLMERLFKISGIELEFSQGYHPRAKISFGNPISVGEISLKEPIDIVLKNNIKNEILLKKLNEKAPKGLRFIDVEELSSKGSIMSEYKKVEYEIEFLKEEYFEMFKKILDQDEMIEIKEKKDGKIQKRNLKEKIEFINFIDKKAQLILKNLSPNALLRLAKIDNEFYKIKRIKYTK; via the coding sequence ATGAGGAAAAGGTTATATTTTGAAAAAAAAGATGAAATGATATATATATCACATCTTGATACTATTAGATTGATGGAAAGATTATTTAAAATAAGTGGAATTGAATTAGAATTTTCACAAGGATATCATCCAAGAGCGAAAATATCTTTTGGGAATCCAATATCTGTAGGAGAAATAAGTTTAAAAGAACCTATAGATATTGTTTTAAAAAATAATATCAAAAATGAAATTTTATTAAAAAAATTAAATGAAAAAGCACCTAAAGGATTAAGATTTATAGATGTAGAAGAATTAAGTAGTAAAGGCTCCATAATGTCGGAATATAAAAAAGTAGAATATGAAATAGAATTTTTAAAAGAAGAATATTTTGAGATGTTTAAAAAGATTTTAGATCAAGATGAAATGATTGAAATAAAAGAAAAAAAAGATGGAAAAATTCAAAAAAGAAATTTAAAAGAAAAAATAGAATTTATAAATTTTATAGATAAAAAAGCACAATTAATTTTAAAAAATTTATCACCAAATGCACTTCTTAGATTAGCTAAGATAGATAATGAATTTTATAAAATAAAAAGAATTAAATATACAAAATAG